Genomic window (Verrucomicrobiia bacterium):
CGCGTTTTCGGATTTCCGGGAAAGGTTCAATGCCGCGACCGATCAGGGTGCGAACGTCGAACCGCGTAAAATTCTTCAAGGGCGGCATGGACAGAACTTAGTCGAGGACGAAAAAAAATTGAATGCCTTTGTTTCCATGGGGTCTCATATTCAGTTCGCTTGAAGACGCAACCGCACATTCAAGACACGTCGGCGACAGGGAAGCCGCCCAGTGGCATCCTTCACGCTGCTTCACAATGGAGAAAGGAACTTCGATTATGACCCGCACAGTGGAAAACGTGAGCGAAGTAGTGAAGAATCAAAAGCATCCCTTCCGGAAAACCGACAGTCATCCCAAAAAAACCCTCAAAAACCGCTACGAACGGCGTAAAATCAAAGAATTCATCAACCTGACGGACTGGCTCGCGGACGACGACCTCTGAAGTCACTCAAAACCAGCTGTCCTCTTTCGAGCCAGGAGTGTCAAAGTTCCGCCCTGGCGAAGCATGCCGGCCAGGAGAATCGTCGGAAGTCCGGCGAGCCCGAAAACGCTTCCGAGGACGAGAGACGCAAAGACTTGGAAGCCGGACCCGGTGCCTTGTCCCAGGATTTTTGCCGGACCTTGGCGTAGAAAATTGTAGAGCAGGTTGTGTCGAAGGCCTGTGCGGTTCAGGAGCGATTGCACGAAGCTGAACAGGTCGTATTCGAACGCAAACCCCGACGAAACAATCACCTCGAATCCATTCTCGTCCAGCAGCTGCCGCAATCTTCCACGCGGGAAATGAACGAGATGCCGCGGCACATCGAGGTGAAACCATTTGTCGCGGCAGAGACGTGCCTCCCAGCCCCCAAAGTTCGGAATTCCAATCAGAACCACGCCACCGGGTTTCAAGAGTCCATTAACTTCCGACAGGATTGCGCTCGGATCGCGCACGTGCTCGAGCACGTGCCACAGCGTTACAGCATCGAACTTTTCGGAAAGCTGAAGCGCGGAAAGTTCGCCGATGTGGACGTTCAAGCCTAGGACGGCGCGAGCATAACTGGCCGCAGCGTCGGAAAACTCGGTTCCCTCTGTCTCCCAACCGCGCCGGCGAAACGCGTCCAGCAGCAATCCGCGACCGCAGCCGACATCGAGCACTTTCCTTTTGCCTTCGCTGCAATGTTGTTCCACGAGACCGGCGCGATGGCGATATAACGTGCGTTGCAGGATCTCTACGGGAGCCGGGAATCGGCTGTTGCTCGCGGACCCGTAGTACGACGCTGGATAATAGGGAGAGAGGTCAAGCGGCTGCGGCCACGTGAGCGTGTTGCCGCAGGCCGGACAAATGACAATCTCGAAGCGATCACCCGTGATGTAATCGCGCGCGGGGAAAAGCGTTTCGAGTTGAGTTGAAGGATGCGAACAATGAGCCATTCGCCGCAGAGCCTAGAGACGCTGCCGTTAGGTCGTCAATCGTCGCGCGCGCTACGTAGTGCAGCTTCCAAACCTCGAAAAAAAGGGACGCCATCAGGCGTCCCCGGGTTGGGAGAAGAATGAAGCGCAGAAGTCGCGCTCCCTCCCGATCTGCAGGCGAGTCAAGGAACTCCCTGCAGCAGAGTTCCGTCTTCGGCAACTTTCATCGTTGGATTCTTGCCGGAGTCGGCGAACTCAATCGTATAAATCACGCGCCCTTCATCCTCGTTTCGTTCGACATCCCGGATCTCGCCATTTGGCGCATGTGCCTGGATTGTGCTCTGCACCTTGGCGGGAAGGGAGCTGATCTTGGTGCCGACCGCGCCAGTGGGCGTTAGTGCCTTCTCAAGCGTGCCGACAATCCCCTCCGTTTTTGCCGTGCCCTCGCTGTTCAGCACACGTCCATCAGCGGAAACCAGCAGCTTTGGATTCACCCCTGAATCGCGAAATTCAATTTCAAATATCTGGATCCCGTTTTCCTCGCGCGTGTCCACATGCGCTATTTCGGCATTGGGCGCCTGATTGCGAACTGCTTTCTGAACTTCGGAAGGCAGCGCATTAAAATCCTGCGAGGCCTGTTCGACGGTGCGATTACATCCAGCGAGCAACGACGCTGCCATTGCGAGGGGTATGAGGTATGTCTTCATAAGTGTTTTCCTGCCCCCAAATTACGCGTTGGTCCCCATCGACCAAAGTAGGTGATGTTCCACGGGCACAATCACCCAGCATGCCTAAGGTCGGTTACGAATTGCTCAAACGATAGAATTGATCGGCGCCGATTGTGAATGTCGTCACGATGTTGTTCGTTCCCGCAAGGGCCGGCAGAGCCAGCATTGGCGGCCACGCGGGAATGCCAATATTCGTTGTGCCACTCAACGTCGCCGTTTCCGACAGCGAAGCGCTCATCGAGAACTGACCGCTCACCGTGACTGGGCCACTCAAGGTTGCCGAATAGATGAAGCGCATTGAACCGCCGATCAAAACAAACGGTTCAGGCACAGCGATTCCACCGTCAAATATTTCCAGCACGCTACCTTCAACGCGCGTTTCACCTCCCGCCCCTGAGCCGCCCAACGCGTCCTCGTCATAGAGAACCAACGTGCCGCTTTTTAGAATCGTTGTCCCGCATAAAGGTTTGGACCTGCAAATCGGACTCGGGCTTCGTACTGCTATCTCACAATTTCTTGTTTTTTCGGGAACATGTTTGCGCCGGGTTCACATCCCTCCGTGTTGGAGGGCTTTCCTCGAGGCGTGCGAAAATACTTGGAAACCACGAAAGACCCGAACCACACGAAATCCCGCGCAGCATAGAGATGCACCATGACAAACCGCTCTTCCGAAAAGAATCTTGGCGTCCATCGTTGGTCAAAATTCCCTTCTTCAATTCGCGAAATTCCTGTAATTCGCGTAAACGCCGTTTTCCCCCTTCCGTTTTGGTTGCGGCTCGGCAGCTCTATGTTCATTCGTGGTTCAATCCGAAATGCCTCACGCGGAGGTCGCGAAGGGCGCGGAGGAAAGAGAGGTTGGACGGGTTCCAGATTTTAGCTTTTAAGCGTTTCAGCATTGTTCTTCAGAATCCGTGTCCATCAGTGTCGATCCGTGGTTGAATATCCCTCTCTCTTCTGGCCGCTTGTCTGCGTCCAGATTGACCAGAGGGTTGCACGATTCACAAAACCGTGTTCCTTTTCGGGTAGATCAAGGTTATGAAAACTCGTTTCGAACTGGATGAACGCGGGATTATTCTTTCCTGCACGCAATGCGGAAGCCGCAATCGACTTGCCTACGATCGCCTCAACCAAACTTTCCGATGCGGCCGTTGCCAGACTCAACTGGGACCACCGAACGAGCCGTTAAACGTCGAATCTGCAGCGCAATTCGACGCACTGACGCAATCGTCGAGCCTGCCGGTGCTGGTCGATTTCTGGGCCGATTGGTGCGGCCCTTGCAAAATGGTCGCACCCGAATTGCAGAAGGTCGCGTCGCAAAATGCAGGTGAGTTCATCGTTGCCAAGGTAAACACAGAACTGCTGTCACAGGTCGCCCAACGCTTTTCGATCAACAGCATTCCAACGTTGATCCTGTTTCGCCACGGTCGCGACGTAACGCGGCAATCCGGCGCCATGCCAGCCGCTGCGATTCGCCATTTTGTCCATCAGCATTCCGGAGACGTTCATGCCTGATGCCTTCGCCGCGGCCCGGCGGACGATGCGCGGTGTCAACCCGGCAGCGGATGAGGTGTCTCCCGAATTCAACTGTCACTCTGATGACGAGGTTGAATCGATTCTCCAGGCGGCAAGTGTAGCTGCGGTGCTTCAGCGTCAGCGTTCATACCCAGAACGTGCAAGCCGAATGCGAAGGGCAGACGCGTTCTTGAGGGACGTCGTCAGGAACTCGGAACGGTGATCATTGAAGCAGGCGTGGTCTCTGTGAACGGCAGACGAACACGCAAGCCGCAATCGAATAGGCCGGAAACCCGTTTTCACCCTTCCGTTTTGATTGCGGCTCTGCCGCAAGTCGGCGCTCCGCAGCTGAACGGATTTCACACTGGAAGCGTCTTGCACAGTTGATCTATGGTTCATCCATGAGTCATCAAAGCCGCCGCAGCTTCATCAAGTCGGCGTTCCTCGGCGGGGCGGGCGTGATCGCAGCCCCTGCGTTTGTTCCTTCCCGCCTTCCTGCCGCCGAAACAAAGCCGAGCGAACGATTGGTCGCAGGATTCATCGGAATGGGCCGCCAGTCCCGCGGATTGCTTGGCACGTTCCTTCGACACAATACGCAAGTGGTCGCGGTCTGCGATGTCGACCGCACGCGGCGTGAAGCTGCGCGGCAAGTTGTTGAATCGCACAACGCCGACAAATCCGGGGCAGCTTCGCATTCCAATTGCACTGTCTACAGCGACTTCCGCGAACTGCTTGCACGGAAGGACATCGACGTTGTGTGCATTGCCACGCCCGACCATTGGCATGCGATCATAACGATTGCTGCGCTGCAGGCCGGCAAGGATGTGTATTGCGAAAAGCCGCTCACCCAAACGATCCACGAAGCGATTGCCGTGGTGCGCGCGGTGAAGGCGAGCGGACGCATCCTGCAGACTGGCTCAATGCAGCGCTCGAGCAGTGAGTTTCGCATCGCTTGCGAACTGGTGCGGAACGGCGCGATTGGAAAGATCGAGTCTGTGAACTGTTCGTTCGGTCCGCCACCGATTCCGTGCAATCTTCCCGAAGAACCGATGGAGCCTGGATTGGATTGGGATCTCTGGCTCGGCCCTGCCCCACTGCGACCTTACAACTCAATTTTGAGCCCGCGTGGCATTCATAATTTCTATCCCAGGTGGCGTGAGTTTTCTGAGTATGGCGGCGGCAAAGTCACGGATTGGGGAGCACATCACCTCGACATTGCGCAGTGGGGACTTGGAATGGACGAAAGCGGTCCCGTGCAGGCGCTGCCGCCGCAGCAATCGAATGCCGTCAACGGCGCGCAATTGATCTATGCGAATGGCGTGAAGGTAACGCACGTGAACGGGTTCGGAGTGGATTTTCTCGGGACGGAAGGCAGGGTGCGGGTGAATCGCGGAAAATTCATTGTCGAGCGCGATGGCAAAGTGATCGCGAAGTGCGAAGGCCGTCGAGATGAGGAGACGAGCGTGGAGCGCGAAGTGCAAAAGGCGCAACGGGCCTTGTTGCCGGATGCGAAGGTGAAGTTGTACGTCAGCCGGAATCATATTGCTGATTTCCTTGACTGCGTGCGGTCACGGAAGCAGCCGATCACGCACGCAGAAGTCGGCGCCCGCAGCGTGATCTGCTGTCACTTGATGAATCTCGCCTACAAGCATCGAACCACAATCAATTGGGAT
Coding sequences:
- a CDS encoding class I SAM-dependent methyltransferase; amino-acid sequence: MAHCSHPSTQLETLFPARDYITGDRFEIVICPACGNTLTWPQPLDLSPYYPASYYGSASNSRFPAPVEILQRTLYRHRAGLVEQHCSEGKRKVLDVGCGRGLLLDAFRRRGWETEGTEFSDAAASYARAVLGLNVHIGELSALQLSEKFDAVTLWHVLEHVRDPSAILSEVNGLLKPGGVVLIGIPNFGGWEARLCRDKWFHLDVPRHLVHFPRGRLRQLLDENGFEVIVSSGFAFEYDLFSFVQSLLNRTGLRHNLLYNFLRQGPAKILGQGTGSGFQVFASLVLGSVFGLAGLPTILLAGMLRQGGTLTLLARKRTAGFE
- a CDS encoding PepSY-like domain-containing protein, with the translated sequence MKTYLIPLAMAASLLAGCNRTVEQASQDFNALPSEVQKAVRNQAPNAEIAHVDTREENGIQIFEIEFRDSGVNPKLLVSADGRVLNSEGTAKTEGIVGTLEKALTPTGAVGTKISSLPAKVQSTIQAHAPNGEIRDVERNEDEGRVIYTIEFADSGKNPTMKVAEDGTLLQGVP
- the trxA gene encoding thioredoxin gives rise to the protein MKTRFELDERGIILSCTQCGSRNRLAYDRLNQTFRCGRCQTQLGPPNEPLNVESAAQFDALTQSSSLPVLVDFWADWCGPCKMVAPELQKVASQNAGEFIVAKVNTELLSQVAQRFSINSIPTLILFRHGRDVTRQSGAMPAAAIRHFVHQHSGDVHA
- a CDS encoding Gfo/Idh/MocA family oxidoreductase; amino-acid sequence: MSHQSRRSFIKSAFLGGAGVIAAPAFVPSRLPAAETKPSERLVAGFIGMGRQSRGLLGTFLRHNTQVVAVCDVDRTRREAARQVVESHNADKSGAASHSNCTVYSDFRELLARKDIDVVCIATPDHWHAIITIAALQAGKDVYCEKPLTQTIHEAIAVVRAVKASGRILQTGSMQRSSSEFRIACELVRNGAIGKIESVNCSFGPPPIPCNLPEEPMEPGLDWDLWLGPAPLRPYNSILSPRGIHNFYPRWREFSEYGGGKVTDWGAHHLDIAQWGLGMDESGPVQALPPQQSNAVNGAQLIYANGVKVTHVNGFGVDFLGTEGRVRVNRGKFIVERDGKVIAKCEGRRDEETSVEREVQKAQRALLPDAKVKLYVSRNHIADFLDCVRSRKQPITHAEVGARSVICCHLMNLAYKHRTTINWDPAQLQLAGSAGDPSWLTRTYRGDWKV